In Nomascus leucogenys isolate Asia chromosome 8, Asia_NLE_v1, whole genome shotgun sequence, a single genomic region encodes these proteins:
- the ERVFRD-1 gene encoding syncytin-2 precursor, giving the protein MGLLLLVLILTPLLAAYRHPDFPLLEKAQQLLQSTGSPYSTNCWLCTSSSTETPGTAYPASPREWTSIEAELHISYQWDPNLKGLMRPANSLLSTVKQDFPDIRQKPPIFGPIFTNINLMGIAPICVTAKRKNGTNVGTLPSTVCNVTFTVDPNQQTYQTYTHNQFRHQPRFPKPPNITFPQGTLLDKSTRFCQGRPSSCSTRNFWFRPADYNQCLQISNLSSTAEWVLLDQTRNSLFWENKTKGANQSQTPCVQVLAGMTIATSYLGISAVSEFFGNSLTPLFHFHISTCLKTQGAFYICGQSIHQCLPSNWTGTCTIGYVTPDIFIAPGNLSLPIPIYGKSQLPRVRRAIHFIPLLAGLGILAGTGTGIAGITKASLTYSQLSKEIANNIDTMAKTLTTVQEQIDSLAAVVLQNRRGLDMLTAAQGGICLALDEKCCFWVNQSGKVQDNIRQLLNQASSLRERATQGWLNWEGTWKWFSWVLPFIGPLVSLLLLLLFGPCLLNLITQFVSSRLQAIKLQTNLSAGRRPRTIQESPF; this is encoded by the coding sequence ATGGGCCTGCTCCTGCTGGTTCTCATTCTCACGCCTTTACTAGCAGCCTACCGCCATCCTGATTTCCCGTTATTGGAAAAAGCTCAGCAACTGCTCCAAAGTACAGGATCCCCTTACTCTACCAATTGCTGGTTATGTACTAGCTCTTCCACTGAAACACCAGGGACAGCTTATCCAGCCTCGCCCAGAGAATGGACAAGCATAGAGGCGGAATTACATATTTCCTATCAATGGGACCCTAATCTGAAAGGATTGATGAGGCCTGCAAATAGCCTTCTTTCAACGGTAAAGCAAGATTTCCCTGATATCCGCCAGAAACCTCCCATTTTCGGGCCCATCTTTACTAATATCAACTTAATGGGAATAGCCCCTATTTGTGTTACGgccaaaaggaaaaatggaacaAATGTAGGCACTCTTCCAAGTACAGTCTGTAATGTTACTTTCACTGTAGATCCTAACCAACAGACTTATCAAACATACACCCACAACCAATTCCGCCATCAACCAAGATTCCCTAAACCTCCAAATATTACTTTTCCTCAGGGAACTTTGCTAGATAAATCCACCCGGTTTTGCCAGGGACGCCCAAGCTCATGCAGTACTCGAAATTTCTGGTTCCGGCCTGCTGATTATAACCAATGTCTGCAAATTTCCAATCTCAGCTCTACAGCGGAATGGGTTCTATTGGACCAAACtcgaaattctcttttttgggaaaataaaaccaagggaGCTAACCAGAGCCAAACACCCTGCGTCCAAGTCTTAGCAGGCATGACTATAGCCACCAGCTACCTGGGCATATCAGCAGTCTCAGAATTTTTTGGAAACTCCCTCACCCCCTTATTTCATTTCCATATCTCTACATGCCTTAAAACTCAAGGAGCCTTTTATATTTGTGGCCAGTCGATTCACCAatgcctccccagtaactggacTGGAACTTGTACCATAGGCTATGTAACCCCGGACATCTTCATAGCCCCTGGCAATCTCTCTCTTCCAATACCAATCTATGGGAAGTCCCAGCTGCCCAGGGTGAGGAGggcaatccatttcattccccTTCTCGCGGGACTCGGTATTCTAGCTGGTACAGGAACCGGAATTGCTGGAATCACAAAAGCTTCCCTCACCTATAGCCAGCTCTCAAAGGAAATAGCCAACAACATTGACACCATGGCTAAAACCTTAACGACCGTGCAAGAACAAATTGACTCTTTAGCAGCCGTAGTCCTTCAAAATCGTCGAGGACTAGACATGTTAACGGCAGCACAGGGAGGAATTTGTTTGGCCTTAGatgaaaaatgttgcttttgGGTAAATCAGTCAGGAAAAGTACAAGACAACATCAGACAACTCCTAAATCAAGCCTCCAGTTTACGGGAACGAGCCACTCAGGGTTGGTTAAATTGGGAAGGAACTTGGAAATGGTTCTCTTGGGTTCTTCCCTTCATAGGCCCACTTGTTAGTCTCCTACTTTTGCTCCTTTTTGGTCCATGTCTCCTAAATCTAATAACTCAATTTGTCTCCTCTCGCCTTCAGGCCATAAAGCTCCAGACGAATCTCAGTGCGGGACGCCGTCCTCGCACTATTCAAGAGTCACCCTTCTAA